The DNA window TCATAATTTAACAGTGGATGCGGGTATGGTCAAAGGCGTAAAAGTAGGGAATTATGTGTGGAACGATACCGGCATAGGTAACACCGGAATGGGTGTGGGTGCATTGAATGGGAAGCAAGACCTGGGTGAGCTACCTCAGCAAAATGTTACCATCTACTTGAGGCAATACAACAGTGCTAAAGTTTGGAGAACACAATCGGATTCTAACGGTCTTTATCTTTTTTATGTCAAGCCGAATAGTGGAAGTTATTTCCTAGAGTTTGAAATTGGTTCGCAATATGCATTTACCACAAGTGATTACAACAACAATGTTGATGATGTAAATGACAGTGATGTCAATGGGGCAAATGGGATGAGAACCACTCCCACATTTTATGTGGACAGTTTGGATGATTTAAAATGGGATGCTGGCATTTATTTGAAATCACTTCCACTTGAACTTGTCAGTTTCAATGGAATTCAGAATTTAAATATTATTGAATTAAATTGGGAAACACTCAATGAATTTAATACCAGTCATTTTGAAGTAGAGAGAAAATCTAAAACAGGAAGTAAATTTATTTCGATTGGGCGAGTTGAAGCAAAGAATAATACTATTCAAGCCTGCAATTATTCCTTTGAGGATCGCCAAATTATTGAAGAAGACATTTATTTCTACCGGTTAAAAATGGTTGATCAAAATCAATCATATAGCTATAGTGATATCATTTCGGTAGTTTTTCAAAATAATAAATCCAATAAAGGATTGAAGATTAATATATATCCTAATCCAATAAGCGGAAATTTAAATTTGGAATTATTTACTGAGCGGAATGATGAAGTTGGATATTCAATTTTCGATGTAAGTGGATTCAAATTGATTGAAGGTAAATTTCCAATTAACGGATCCTCTTCTCAAAAAATACAGTTAGACCTAAGATCTTTTGAACCAGGCTTATATCTTATTAAAGTGAGTAACAGTGCTGAGCAAAAGATTTATAAAATACAATTCACTCATTAATAATTTCTAATTTGAAACCTCTCATCATTCGGTGAGAGGTTTTTCCATTTTTGCATAATGCAATTGAACTTTCCAAAATAACAAATAATTGTTATTGTTACTTTTTTAACTGGCAATGTTTTAGACTGGCCAATATTTTTTAGAGGAGTTTAAATTCGCATAAAATTAAATTGAATATCTTTTTGCACTTATTATTTAATTGGGGTAATGACCTAATGAAAAATAGTATGAGATGCAAATTGTTTTTTGTTTAAATTCGGTGGTTATGTTTTCTTAATTTATTCAATTCATGAAGTCTTTGTTCAATTTTTAGTATAAAAGTATTTGGCTTTAGCTAAAGCTTTCTATATTCACCCGATTTATTGATTAACCAAAAATTTCGCTATGGTATTTGCTATATTGTTCAGCTTTATTTTGGGTTATGTACTGATAGTGCTTGAGTCCCCACTGAAAATCGACAAAGCCGTATCTGGGATATTGACCGGAATAATTTGTTGGGTGTTTGTTGCTATGGCTCCCGAGCTTGTTGAATCAGGGATGACTCCTGAGTCTGAGGTAGGACATCATTTAGGTGGGATAGCCCAGATACTTCTATTCCTGATTGGTGCCATGACAATTGTGGAATTGGTGGATGCGCACAAGGGATTTAACCTGCTGTCTGATCTGATCAAGACTAAAAAAAAGTCCACCTTATTGATTTTGGTGTCGGTCATTACCTTTTTTCTTTCAGCTGTTTTGGACAATCTGACCACTACCATCGTAATGATTTCGTTGATTCGTAAATTGGTACCAGACCAGGAAAGCAGGAAGTGGTTTGCAGGATTTATCATTATCGCGGCGAATGCAGGAGGTGCCTGGTCCCCGCTTGGCGATGTTACCACCACCATGCTTTGGATTGGGGAGAAGGTGAGCTCCATCGAATTAGTGAAGTTGGTTTTTATTCCATCTGTTTTATGCCTTGCTGTACCACTGGCCATTGCAATACTTTTTACCAATCACTTCAAGGGGCCTGTGGTTGCTCAGGAAAGAGATCATGACCACATTTTGGGATCCAGTCGCTTTATGTTGATTACCGGTATATTGGCTTTATTGTCCGTGCCGGTGTTTAAATTATTAACTCATCTGCCTCCTTTTATGGGAATGATGCTGGCACTTTCAGTGGTGTGGTTAATTTCAGAATTTGTTGATCCAAAAATGGATAATTTTCATGTGGAGGACAGGCATAAACTGACTGCCAGATATGCACTTTCCAGAATCGAAATTCCCGGAATACTTTTTTTCTTTGGAATCCTTACCGCAGTGGCTGCCTTACAGTCTGTAGGCCTGTTGACAGTACTTGCGACCGGATTGGATGCTGTATTAGGGAACTATAATTACGTGGCCATTATGTTGGGTGTTTTGTCAGCAGTCATCGACAATGTGCCTTTGGTAGCTGCTTCTATGGGCATGTATTCCTTACCGGAGGATCATGGATTTTGGCATTTTATCGCTTATGCAGCAGG is part of the Candidatus Vicinibacter affinis genome and encodes:
- the nhaD gene encoding sodium:proton antiporter NhaD; this translates as MVFAILFSFILGYVLIVLESPLKIDKAVSGILTGIICWVFVAMAPELVESGMTPESEVGHHLGGIAQILLFLIGAMTIVELVDAHKGFNLLSDLIKTKKKSTLLILVSVITFFLSAVLDNLTTTIVMISLIRKLVPDQESRKWFAGFIIIAANAGGAWSPLGDVTTTMLWIGEKVSSIELVKLVFIPSVLCLAVPLAIAILFTNHFKGPVVAQERDHDHILGSSRFMLITGILALLSVPVFKLLTHLPPFMGMMLALSVVWLISEFVDPKMDNFHVEDRHKLTARYALSRIEIPGILFFFGILTAVAALQSVGLLTVLATGLDAVLGNYNYVAIMLGVLSAVIDNVPLVAASMGMYSLPEDHGFWHFIAYAAGTGGSMLIIGSAAGVAAMGMENLQFMWYLKRIGGLAALGFIAGSLWLLLVGA